The window tcttggtCCCACCAGCTGTGCCAGGACTTTGGGGTTCCCCATGCACCCCATCTACAGTGGCCTGAGGGGTGTCGCTGCCCGCAGGGTCCCATCCTGCCACGGTGTGGCTGTGCTCAGTGGGACAAGCGGGTTTCCTGCCTGCATCAGGAGGGCTCAGCACCACCCGGCACCCTGCGGTGGGGCAGAGAAGGGGCCAttgtgtgccagccctggccTTGGTGCTCCCCGCTGCCCTCGGGGCCGGCTCTGCCGCTAACCGTGGTGATGGTTCCGGGACGCTTGCTCAGCAGGCAAGCGAGCAGTGGCTGCGCCAGCATCCAGCGCCCCGGAGCTCTGCCGGCAGCGTTACCACAGGGCACCCTGAACAGTGCCCGGTACCCACCAGGTCTCCATCCATGACGGAGGTGTCTGCGGTTCAGACCTCACCCCCGCGGCGCTCGGGCTGACCGCGCCGAGCGCTGAGCAGGCAACTATTGCCTCATCGCAGCAGCTGACATGTCCTGCCTGGCCTTTGCGGGACCGGTGCCCAACCCGGAGCCAACCTGCGCAACCCCGACCGGTGCCGGGGGACGAGAAAAGCCAGAATGTTCTCTGCCATCGCAAGgtgagggacaaggagccgCCTCCCCGCAGGTGCTGGCCCCAATGGCATGTCCCCGCTCTCTCGGGACAGAGGCCCCCCAGCGTCCCCAGCCCTGGACCACCTCCACTGGCTCCTCAGAATTACAGCCGGGCTGCAGTGGGCAGCAAAGAGGAGCAAGCACAAGTACGTGCTCCCCAAACATCAGCACTGGGACGAGCCCACCTGCCCCTGGGGAGGCAGCGGCCGCGGgtggggtggggacaggggactCGTCCCTTCTCAGGGCAGCGAAACGCCCGAGCGTGCCCCCCCAGCCCTTATCCAGCGTGTTTCCAGTTGCGCCAGCCCCGGCTGGAGTCACACCCAGGATTTATCGTCCATCGCTTCTCCCTGCCCCACCGGGCCCATTTGTCACAGGTAATGGCCGCTGTGTGAAATAACCACAACACCAACCTAAATAACACGCCTGGCTCTGCCACCTGCTCTGGCTCTGGCTGCTGGCTTTTCCATCCCCTCGCCTGGGTTCACCCTGCAAAGAGGGGTGTGAGGGCAAGGAGCCGTCCCACCCGCTCCCCACGGGGAACTTCTCTTAATTTCATGTTTCCCTCTTATTTTAGGGATGGTGTTGGGAAGGGTTTCCAGCTGGAAGAGAACCACAGTGAGCTGGACGTGGCAGCTCAACCAAGGGATGCTTGCAGCCTCAGGATGCAATTTTAACAAGCTGGAGAGCCGCAGCGCCCCAtctcctgcaccccaggggtgcaAACCACCCCCAGGAGGGCCCCACCATGATGTCCCTCGCTCCccgtcccctgtccccccaccTGGAAGTGTGCAGAGCAAATCCCCCCCCAGATTTGGAGGTACAAATGAAGCACTCACGCTGAAAGGAAAGCCAGGAAagcacacagcagagctggggatcCCGAGGGATTTGGTGAGAAGCTGAGCGGCGGGTCAGAGGGATGGACAGCACCACGGTGGCACACCCGTCCTGATGAGGGCTTGGCCCCACCAGACACGCATTGGCTGAGTGTCAGGAGCCTTTATCAGGCGGAAAAGCTGTAATTAGTGCTGGTGACAGAGGGGGAACTGGTGGGTGTTGGGGCAGCACGACTGGTTTGTGGTCAGCCAGGCAGGCAGCTCGGCTgcggggctgctcctgcagctgctcctgcacacCGGCCCCACCGCCCCGTCCTTATCGGCCACCCCGCACGCTGCCCGGGGGTGTCCCGCGGGTGCCCTGGGTGTCCCGCGGCTCCCGTGGGGGTGGGAAACCACATCCAGGGTCTCCTGCCCTGTGGTGGGACCTTTGCTCTGGGTGCAGCCCCAGCAGGTCCCAAGTGATTGAACCTCCTCCTGGTCTGAGAGCTGAAGGCAAGAaatgggagaagaagaaagaagaaagaagaaagaagaaagaagaaagaagaaagaagaaagaagaaagaagaaaaagaagaagaaagaagaaagaagagaaagaaagaaaagagaaaaaaagaaaagagaaagaaaaagatgaaaaaggaattaaaaagagaacaaagaagcAGGCGAGCGGGCCGGCCGGCGCGGGGCAGGCCTGTTATCGGCCGTTCCCTCCGCGCTGTTGTTGCTCTCCGCAGTTATTGACCCCGGCGCTGGGTGAGTCCACGGCCACACCTGTGTCCCCACGGGAGTGCCAGGAGGTGGCACAGCCCTCACCGTGGCTGGGACAAGGTGTCCCCATAAAACCCCTTGAGATGGCAAAACCATCACCACAACTGAAGACAAGGGTGTCCCTATAAAGCCCCATGAGTTACCAGAGCCTTCCCCATGGCCAGAGACAAGGTGTCCACATAAAACCCCATGAGATGGCACAACCGTCACCCCTCAATGAAGCCACGCTCACCAAAACCCTACAAAAACCCCACTGTGAGCAACCCCACCTTGGGACACTGCTTCCCATCTCCAAAATGAGCTGAGAAAGGGCAAACACCCATAAATCTTGCATAAAAAGGCATTAACCTCCCCTCCCCAGGAGGCCGACAGCCATGAACAGGCCTCAGGGCCATGTGTGGGCCCCAGCGAGGAAACGCAGGGGGGTGtctgttttggaggaaaaaaatgggatTCAGGGGAAAGATTGAGGGACTAACATTGCCGATGCCAGACCTGCCAACCATGGCAGCCCTAGTTTTCCTGTGCATTTCTTTATCTCAGCCAAGAGCCCCCATATAACACCTCTGTCACCCCAAAAAATCATCCCCCTGGCCTCTTGCTGGAGGAAGGTGGGAGCAGGACAGTGAACCCCCAAAACCTTCAACTTGTGCCTTTGCAGGTAACTGCATCCCAGCGGGGTTGGGGGCACCCCTGAAGGTCACCCAGTCCAACCTCCCTGGTTACAGTATCTCCATAGATGGGGAattcaccacctctctgggcaaccttgTGCCAGTCCTTGGTCACCTCCATGGTGAAGAAGTGATGTTCAGAAGAACCTCCCAGGTTCCAGTCTGTGCCCATCACCTCGTGTCCCAGTGCTGGGCATTGCTGAGAAGAGCCCAGCTTCACCTTTACAGCCAGCCCTCCATATTTATACCCATTGATACAATCTCCCTCAATGCTGACATCTCTAgtcccagcctttcctcctaggagagatgctccagtccctgcATCACCTTGGTGGCCATTTCCTGGACTCACTCCAGTATGCCCATGTCTCTCTGGCAGTGGGGAGCCCATTGCTGAACACAGATCTCCACCAGTGGCCTCACCAGGCTGAGGTGCAGGATCACCTCCTCGTGTAGCACCATCCTTTGTTCTGAGGGCATGTtggtggctcatggtcaacGCGGTGCCCACGAGGATccccaagtccttttctgctgagctgctctccagcctggTGGTCCCAGCGTGTCCCCAGGGGCAggacagaatcccagaatgtgaggggttggaagggccctggaaagctcatccagtgcaatccccccatggagcaggaacacccagatgaggttacacaggaaggtgtccaggcgggttggaatgtctgcacagaaggagactccacaaccccctgggcagcctgggccaggctctgccaccctcaccgggaacaagtttcttctcaaatttaagtggaacctcctgtgttccagtttgcacccattgccccttgtcctgtcactggttgtcaccagaagagcctggctccatcctcctgacactcaccctttatatatatttataaaaaatatatgttgcACTTCCCTTAGTTGAACAAAACGTGCTCAGAGTTGGGTCTCTGCCCCCAGCCAGGATGGAGCAAACCCAAACTCAGCACTGGGAACAAGGACTGGCAGAGGGTGACAAGGAACAAGGTAACAGCCAGGGTACCCATGGGTTGTGCACCTGGTGCAGGGACCAGGCTCTGGCCCTGCTGCTCCACCTCCAACAGCTGCACCTTCTCACCCGGCAAGGGATGAGGAGGCACTTCCAGCCCCGCACTCGTCCCAGATGTAGTGACTGgcacctctgctgctgtgcccagcaccaggcagagccagggctgggagggaaCAAACACACACTGCAGGGAAGCGTCAccttctttaattaaaaataacaatacaaGAGAAGCACAGCCTGTCACGCGGCTGTGGGAGGACAGAACTGGGCAGAGAACGGGCTCCCTCTGCCATGGCCCTCTCTCCACCGAGGCTGGGGCAAAACCCCGCTCTTTGTGCCGAGCCTCCAAGACACTCTAACACCACGCTGGGCAGACCCGGGGAGCTCCTGCTCCTTTGCCCAAGGCTGTGCAAATTAAAAAGGAACAACCCTGGAGGGACCTGCAAGAGCCCCGAGCTCTCTGTGCCCTCCTCCCTCACCACCCCCGCAGGTCGGGAAGCAGACGTGGCTCCAGCGTGAGGACAGTCCTGGTGACACCGATCCCGCAGCCCGGCCCAGGACAGGCAGTGACACCGGCGGAGGGGAGGCGAGGGAGCCCCAGGAAAGGCACAGTGGGAGATGTATTTACAGACGGGAAATGTTTCAATTTAGCATGTCTGTCCCAAGAGCACAGCTGAGGGGTTTTCACCCAAAGCTGATGGTGTCTGCGGGGTGCAAACAGCCCCCATGGGGACCCTTGCACCCCATCATGCTCGTCGCgccttcttgcttttctttttctcctctttgacGGCAGTGTCGTGGGCTTTCCTCTTTGCGGCGAGTTTGTTCGCCTGTGGACAAACCCCCGAGACCCGCAGTCAGaccaggctgcagacacccagggtgctctgccccagccccaccaaaCCCTCCGGCTTTATGGGGGGAGATGGACCCATCGGCTGCCAGCACCGGGTGTGGGGCACAGAGGGTGGCGGCTTCACTTGCTGAGCACAGGCTACGGCCCCGAGGGAGCACGAGGGGCTCTGCCCTGCCCGGGTGGAGCGAATGCAGCCTGGGGATGCCAGGGAAGGGGCTTGTGGAGCCTCACACCGCCCACCACTGCTCCGTGCCCTCACCAGGCACGCGGAGCAGCTGAAGGGGCAGCCCAGCACTGGCAGAGTCTATCAGAAGCAGAGGCTGCTCCATCTCCCCTGAGACGGGTACAGACTCGGCCACTTTGGGAAAAGTGAGCACCAGGATCTAGGCAAGGGCCCTCAGCCAGAGCAGCCCAATGCTCCTACCTCTCGGACTTTGCGCTTCTTGCCAAACATGATCTTCTTGTAGAGgtatttctcccttttcttcatCATCATGATGGCCAGGCGCTTCTCCTCActttgctgctcctgctccaggcgCTGCTTGTCCTCCAGCCGCACCTTGCCGGCCGTCACCTTCACGGAAAGCGCCTGCGGGAGCCAGAGCTCAGGATCCTGGACACTAGGAGCTCACCCGCCCTTCCCCAGGGACAAACATTTCCATGCCATTCAGTGGGACCacagaagagctgcagcagcctccgGAGCTGGTGTgaacgggagctgcagctcctgaatGTGGGCCCAGGACCCAGCAGCACGGTGGCTGTCgcaggagcagcacagccacTGCGCTCCCAGAACAGGGACTCGGCTGGGACAACCCACAGCGACCCCAGAGCCACCTCCTCCTGTGGCTCCCACCCCGCTGCCGGTCACCCCACCTTGTTACTCTGAGCCTTCTGCTCTTCCATCTTCTTTAATTTcatctcctcttccttttcagattcatcttcctcctcctctttatcgtcatcttcctcttcctcctcttcttcatcctcctcctcactcTCATCATCTACAGAGAGGCCACCGTTACCCACAGCAGCGCAGTCGCTGACCCACAGCGGGTTCAGCGCTgccccccagctcagcccctgcGGCCTCGGGGCCCCGCACACCTGGGTTCTCGCCGCGCTGCATGGCCAGCAGCTTCAGCTTCTCGGGAGGGACGTAGTCTCCTTCCTGCTCCGTCACGAAGGGCGAGAGGTGCGGGGGCAGCAGCACGCCGGGGAAATAATCGGCCACGGGGAGACACAGCTTGGCATTGACGGAGTCGAAAACCCACTGCGGCTGCAGGTAATACCTGTGGGGCAGCGGGACACGAGGTCAGGCCCTGGAGCCTGGGGGGTTGTGAGGGAGAAGAGCAGGCATGGGACAGCCAGTGACACCTGCTAGCCCAGGTGGCCATGCTGGGGACAGGCCACCTGCCTCACCCACCTGCCCACAACCTGCGGCTCCACCCGGGGCCGGTCGACGATGTGGTGGGTGATGGAGTGGTCGGTCACGTCATAGGTGGCACCGATGCAGAGGGACTTGTCCCAGGAGACCTGGCCACCAAAGCACCTGGAGCAAAACCCACTGAGGAGTCAGACAAACAGGAGAGACCCTCAGGGACATCAGGCAGATCAGCCAGAAGGGCTGCGAGGGACAGCCTGGCCACCACGCACCGGATGACGAAGGCCAGCGGCTCTCGAGGCACTTCCCTGTTGAGGAAGAAGCGCAGCCCCTCAAACAGCTTCTTGTGCTTCTCCAGGgcctcctgctcctgcttccTCGCGTCCATCTGCTCTGCCGTCTCCTGCTCAGGGCAAAGTGTTCAGAGAGCAGCCCCCACTGAGCCCCTCTCTGCAAGGAGGTGCTGTCCCCATCCTCCGGCCAGTCcctcccagcaccaccccagtccctcccagcaccaccccagtccctcccagcaccaccccagtccctcccagccTTCGCCTGGCCACAAGATGCCACACACAGGACCACCCAAAGCCAGGGCTGAGCCCCCAGCCGGCTCTTACCCCCTCCACCGGGAACTCGTCCATTTCCACCTCGTCCTCGTGGGCCGGTGCCAGCACCCGGGCCAGGCTGGCGCTCAGAGCCGACAGCTTCTACAGTGGGAGAGCGAGAAGGTGTCACACCCACCCAGGGCTTTGGGGACTGAAGAGGGGCAGCCCCATGGTGGAAGGAGGAGGCGATTTCTCAGAGCAAGGGACCAGACAGATGTTCAGGCTCCCCAGCTCTGGGGCTTTGGAGGGTCCCTCGCTGTGACAGGGCAGGCCAGTGGCCACCGAGGAcaagcacagctctgcccttGGCCAGCATCTGGGGACAAGGAGTTTGGGACCTGCCCCCATGCAGGGACCAGGCTCTGCTCCTCACCCACCAGGCCCAGGACGGTCTGTGGCCAAGACACGGACACCGTGGTCACGCGCTTGTGGCCAAGAAACCTGGGCCAAACCTGGGAtgtgtgaggaagagtgtgaccagcaggtcaagggaggttcctcccactctgctctgccctggggaggccacatctggactctgtgtccagttctgggctccccagttcaagaaggacaaggaattactggagagagtccagcacagggacacagagatgctgaggggtctggagcatctttgtgatgaggagacactgagagagctggggctgctgagctggagaagagaagctgagagggatctgatcaatggatcaatagctcagggtgggtgtcagaggatggaccagactctgttcagtggtgcccaacgccagggtgaggggcaacgggcacagactgaaacacaggaggctccatgtgaacatgagcagaaacttgtttgctgggaggtgccagagcctggcccaggctgcccagagcgggtgtggagtctccttctctgagacattccaaccgcctggacccacctgtgtgatctgctctgtgaccctgcgtgagcaggggttggactggatgacctccagaggtcccttccagccctaaccattctgtgattctgtgacactgAGGGCACACAGGGCCCTGCCAGAGTGACAGCAGTGTCCCTCACCTCCAGGTAGCTCTCGGAATCCATAGCGTATTCTGTGCCCTCCGCAGGCTTCAGCTCAGTGTCAGTCTGGCCATCGATCTGGGGAGAAACAGCAACATAGGGAGGCAGCTCCCAAACATCCCACCCGCCACCACCCTGACTCGCTTCCCACCACCCACCCCGGGGGTCCCACCAGGCTCTGGCCAGCGCGGTGCCTCCCCAGGGCGGGTGGTGGCCTCACCTTGGGGGGATAGACCAGGTTGAGGGACTGGTAGAGGCGAAAGTTCACGAAGCCCAGCAGGGTGGTGTAGAACTCTGTGAAGGTGGCCATCACCCGGTAATCCACATCCGTGGGGTGCTGCGGGCACAGGGGAAGGGTGAggatgggaggaggaaggatCAGAGCCCTCGGCAGGGACAGGGAATAGGAtcctgtccccttcacagcgtGGTCTGGAGATCCATGGCCAGATCCTGGCAGGGTTTGATCTCCAGGCTGCCAGGCAGTGGGGGCCCTGTCACCTCTTCTGAGAAGGGACCTGCTCAGAGATGGAGCAGCTCATCCCACCAGGGCTGGGGACCTTGGTGGCTTGGGCTGGGGACTCTGCTCTGGCAGGTGAGAtgaggccagggcagagcagaacAAGGAGCTGACACCCAGCAGGGGTCAACAGCCCCACAACAGCCAGGACTCAGGGAGCAAGGAGCCGCTGATGGGAAGGACGGGGCTGGCTGAGGAGATcatagatcacagaatcatttttgttggaaaagcccctcaagatcatggagtccaaccataacccacccctggcactgccccatgtcctgagaacctcctgtccgtctgtccaaccctccagggatggtgactccagcactgccctgggcagcctgttccaatgccccacagccctttggggaagaaattgttcccagatccaacctcaacctcctctggcgcaacttgaggccgtttcctctgctcctggcgcttgttcctggggagcagagcccgacccccctggctccaagctcctttcaggcagttcagagatcagaaggtctcccctcagctcctgttctccagctgaacccccaggtccctcagccgctccatcacacttgtgctccagcccctcaccagctccgttcccttctctcaacggtggggctgagccccagcaTGGGATGTGCCAAAGGCCACATGGCTGGAAAGCCTCAACCCAAGCACCCCGGAAAATCTCGGAGTGAAACGAGAGCGCAGCTTCTGCGCACCAAGGATATCAGCAAGGTGCAGTGCAGGATGCAGCTGTCCTGGTGCAGGGACAGTCACAGCCCTCCCCTCACCCTGCACCACAAGCAGAACCTCCCTGGCAGAGCACGCAGGTCCAACTCATCTCCTTCTGTGCCACCAGCCTCATTCCTTCAAGTTAATCTTTAATTGCTGATTAAGGCACATTTTAATAACTGACAAGAGGAAATGAGGAACCAGGGAGACTGGTACTGCCAGGTACAGGGGACAAGGGTACAGCCATCCCCGAGAGGGCTGTGTCCCCGCACACCTCCCCAGCCGTGCCACCTGTCCTCACACAGGGTGGCATGGCCCCGGCTGCCTCTGCAGCACCAGGGACACAGGATGGTCCCTCAGCCCTTTCTGGTGACAAGGACAGGAGCAGTGAGGGTCCTGCATGGATCCTGCCGCACTTGGCTCAGGTACTCACGTCGTGGGCAAAGGTGTACGGGGTGATCCAGGTGACAGgctggcccagcacctcagcCTGGTAGTAGATGCCCTTGATGGAGAGGAAAACCTGGCAGGGAACAGTGCAGGGCTCAGGGGCAGGGAGGCCACGGGGGCTCCCTCGTCCCCGTCCTCGTTAACCCTTCCCTCGTCAGCAGGCTCCTCAGGGCAGTGTCACTGCAGGACCTGTTCCCCGCCTgaagctgccagcacagccagcctgcTGCCCTCCCGGGGCACAAGTCCCCTGCCCCCATGGTCCCCCCGGGGCAGGGAGGgtttgtccctgtccccatccctgccgcAGTGCCCACCTTGCGCAGGGAGCGGGAGGCGATGACGTAGTTCATGAACTCCACGGCCAGGCGCCGGCAGAGCTGGATGGTCTGGACGTGGCACTTGCCCGTGCGCGGGAAGGTGGAGAAGAGGAAGCACATGGACAGGGCATCGTCCAGGTCCCGCAGCGCGTCCACGAACGTCGGGTACCTGTCCGGGCAGAAGGGGGATTGCGTGAGCCCCAGTGGCCTCCAaaagctgctggggctgcgggaAACCTCACGTGACAAAGAATCGGGCACCATGAGGCACCCGTCTCCTCAGGTCCCCCCAACGCTGGTGAtgcacagggacagggtgtCCCCTCGGACgctgaggagctgcagccaCACAGCTCCTGG of the Columba livia isolate bColLiv1 breed racing homer chromosome 17, bColLiv1.pat.W.v2, whole genome shotgun sequence genome contains:
- the PES1 gene encoding pescadillo homolog, whose product is MGGLEKKKYERGSATNYITRNRARKKLQLSLPDFRRLCILKGIYPHEPKHKKKVNKGSTAPRTFYLLKDIKFLLHEPIVNKFREYKVFVRKLRKAYGKSEWSTVDRLKDNKPSYKLDHIVKERYPTFVDALRDLDDALSMCFLFSTFPRTGKCHVQTIQLCRRLAVEFMNYVIASRSLRKVFLSIKGIYYQAEVLGQPVTWITPYTFAHDHPTDVDYRVMATFTEFYTTLLGFVNFRLYQSLNLVYPPKIDGQTDTELKPAEGTEYAMDSESYLEKLSALSASLARVLAPAHEDEVEMDEFPVEGETAEQMDARKQEQEALEKHKKLFEGLRFFLNREVPREPLAFVIRCFGGQVSWDKSLCIGATYDVTDHSITHHIVDRPRVEPQVVGRYYLQPQWVFDSVNAKLCLPVADYFPGVLLPPHLSPFVTEQEGDYVPPEKLKLLAMQRGENPDDESEEEDEEEEEEEDDDKEEEEDESEKEEEMKLKKMEEQKAQSNKALSVKVTAGKVRLEDKQRLEQEQQSEEKRLAIMMMKKREKYLYKKIMFGKKRKVREANKLAAKRKAHDTAVKEEKKKSKKARRA